In the genome of Pungitius pungitius chromosome 5, fPunPun2.1, whole genome shotgun sequence, the window CTGTGGCCGTATGCAAACAAATTATTGACAGACTGTCTGTCCTTACAGGTGAAATAATTGCAATAATCTTGGGATTGCAATAGTTAGAAGAGGTCAGACCTGAGACAATGGTCCTCTGTATGTGTGGGTAACCGTATTTATTAATGGGAATATCGCTGATAGTGTATACAGACTTCACAGACTGGGAGTAAATCTACAATTTTGAAGGGTCCCTGCTCGTGTAGGTGTAGAGGGCAATGACAGAGCAGATATGATTGCAAAGAAAGCACTAAAACTAAAAGAAGAGAAGACATTGATTATTCCTTTTGGAAACGGAAGCTAAATCTGTAAAAAGAGCAGCAGCACGCAATGTACGGCAGAAGAAGTGGGGTGATGACAAAAAAGGAAGACAATATCATAACATTCAGAAATCCATAAATGTAAAGACATACGAAGGGAAGTACAAAACAGAGGAGGTCATAATACGAAGGTAGAGATTCGGACAGGACTTAACTGAACCCTGAATTTAATGGCAAAAAAGGACTCAGATAAGTGCACTATGTGTAGTGCTAAAGAAGATGTGGAGGATTTTATCCTAAAGTGTTGAAGATACAATTCAGAGAGGTTCATCTCGAAACAAACAGTAGGTCAGTTGGGACAGATGTGGAGTTTGGCAGCGGATGAAGAATGACGCCAGTGATTCAGGGCACTGTTGAGATATCTTAATGAAACAGGCTTAGGCTGTAGGGTTTATTTGTTAGTAGGTGtaggttttgtttttatgttattgtattgtatttataCTATTCATTAGTTAAATCAGTGATGACATGATAACCCTAAAACCCTAAAACACACTCCGGTACAGTAGGTGGCGATGTGCACCTACTAAAGTTGGTGCGCCTTGCCAATCaaatttaaagaagaagaagagcgacTTTCCTTGCTGAGGAGTTGGCAACACTGCTTCGAAGTTCCTGAAAGAAGCTGAGGGACACCATCACAGGGTGAAGTATCTCTACTAAGCACAAGATCAGATGAATTGTCATGTTCAATTCAAAGAGATTCAGATTTGAAAATTCAGAGCAAATGGCAGAACAAAATGCTCTTTTTGAAAGTTACCTGAGCTGCCATGTTTGTTGATTTGTTAATCAGAGGGACTCCGATTTGATAATTAAAGGAAATGGCTGAAAAAATCACTCTTTTTAAAAGTTACCTGAGTTGCCATGTTTGTTCAGAGACCTTCAGAGATCCCGTGTCTCTGAGCTGCAGCCACAGCTTCTGTTCAAGCTGCCTGCAGCGATTCTGGGAACAAGCTGGAAACAAGAACTGTCCCATTTGTAAAACTAAGTCCTCAACGGATGAACCAGCAGTGAACTTAACGCTGAAGGGACTCGCTGACTCCTTTGCTGAGAGACAGAAAACTGGATCAACTGAGACGGAAccagaaaaggagaaagaggaggtggtgtgtgaaGAACATCCAGAAGTCCCTTATTGGTTCTGTGAGGACGAGCAGAAAGCTGTGTGTCCTGTCTGTGAGTTCTCTCTCCACCAGAGTCACAAGGTGGTTCCTCTAGAACAAGCAGTCAGGAACCTGAAGGACCAGCTGAGATCTGACTTGAAGTCTCTGCAGGACAAGAGGGACAAACACCAACAAGTGGAGAAAACATACAATGACATGATTCAACTCTCCAAGAAGCAGCTGGTgtccacagagaggaagatcAGAGCAGAGTTCAACAAGCTCCACCAGTtcctgagagaggaagaggagtccagACTGGCAgctctgagggaggaagaggagcagaagtggAGGACTAtcagcagagagatgaagatgattgAGGAGCAGATCTCCTCTCTGTCAGACAGCATCTCTGCTGTTGAAGAagacctgcagaaacacaaggtgtcgTTCCTCAGCAGTTATAAAGCCACTCAGACCAGAGCCAGAGTCCAGAGCTCACTGACAGATCCACAGCTGCTCTCAGGAGCTCTGATAGATGTGGCCAAACACCTGGGCAACCTGTCCTTCAGAGtctgggagaagatgaaggaccaGGTCCAGTTCAGTTCTGTCATTCTGGACCCAAACACTGCAAACTTCATTCTCTATCTGTCTGATGATCTGACCAGTGTGAGATATGgagacacaaagcagcagcttcCTGATAATCCAGAGAGATTCACTACGTATGCAGATGTTCTGGGCTCTGAGGGCTTCAGCTCAGGGAAACAcagctgggaggtggaggtagGAGACCATCCTCTATGGTTTGTAGGTTTGGTTAAAGAGTCAGTTAACAGAAAGGGAGAGATAGGTGCTTCACCGGATGATGGGTTCTGGTGTTTAGCTCTTCACAGTGAGAAATACACTAATGGTGTTGGTCGGCCTCTCAGAGTGAAGAAGAGTCTCCAGAGGATCAGAGTCCAGCTGGACTATGACGGGGGGAAGGTGTCCTTCTACGACCTTGAAGACATGACTCACATCTACACTTACAGAGACActttcactgagaaactcttcCCATATTTCAATATTGGAGAATCTGGTGACGCTAGAACTGCTGATATCAAGATCTAAAGAAACAATTCATtgggaagtttattttgaaaaaatgtgttgATGTATTCTGTCAATATTGTCAATTTAAAGAATGAGAAACTAAAGTAATGTGAGGGAAAGTGTACTAAATAGTGTTTTTGGTTTAAATATCATCTAAGTAAAGAAGAGTAAATTTACTGTCGACATGTTATTTTGAAATTTTGAAAAAGTATAAATACAATGTTAAGTTTGCCTTAAAAAGCTTTCGTTTTAAGTTACATCGCCATAAAGCCTCATCTTACCTAATTTATCTTCATCATGAAACAAgttatttgttgtatttataaTAAACGGTTCAGTTTCTTGAATAAATTATTTGGTTCCTTAAAGTATTGTATTTGCAGATTAAAGTGTTCAAATGATGCAgagtcatgtttttttatatCATTCTTATGTTAAACATATACAATTAATGTAGAAGGATGAtttaattctttttatttcaacaaggTCGAGACAAAGTTCACATTTTGGTTGCAGACTGTCTTCATCACAATCTGACCTCTGTTCAGGGTCTGGTAGAAAATGTCTGTATTTCTGATCCTTCAGAACATTTCTATCCATCTCTCAGGGTTCAATCTAGGAGACAATCACAAGAGAATCCACCTCTGGATCAGATGCTTAGTTTATAAATTGTTTGTCTATTATCTctgaaatcaaataaacaaatcaatcgcctgcttttttttaactgcagctTGATGTTTAGCTTTAAAGAttctaaataaaatactttattcTCATCTACACCTTTCTGTTCTATTCCTATTATACCAATACCAATATTACAACTGATATTACTACCACTAACACTACTACTAGTGTTTCTACTGCAAATAATACTAAAATTACTCCTACCACTACTACTTCTTagtaattttaaaatatttttctaaacaTATTTTCAGCAGTAAATGCCTTTTTGAGTCTGCAGATTTGTCCTTTATTTTCAATTATCACAAGTTCAAGTCAATAACTTTCTCAAAATGCTTTCATCTGAAATCtttcaaatcaataaataattttaGTTTTATCTGTATAAGCACGTGTGAACAGCATACAATTCTAATAAAAAGTGACATTGACTTTAAGATGTGTTTTAGTGCTGAAACCAAAAGCTGATTCTACAATAATCTCTTAAGGATTTTAGTCAATCGATATCAGATAATTGTTGAAAAATCAGCGAATCCTCAAATTTGAGCAAATTTGCCGgatgaattatttaaaagtgtATTGATTAGTGATATTGTCAACAATACGTTGATTTAATTGCATGAGATCTACCTGCTCAGTAAATATTGTGGTCTAAAACATGAATCCTAACCCTAAAAATACAAAGCTGTGCTGCAGTTTGATGAGTTTACACAGAAACTGACtcacttttctatttaaatgatcattttattgaTGACACCGTAACACATTTTGTTGAAGTCATAGAAACACGTAAGAGAACAGAGCACTAATCCAAAGAATCAGAGAACTAGAGGATCAATATTATTATACAGAAGAAACCCAGAGGGACACAAAGGGACAAAGGTGAAGTAGAAAGAGGCGACTGCAGAGAAATGATGGAATAAAGTCAGAAACAGAGGGAACGGGACAAAGAGTGAAAGAGCAGAGAAGTCAACTCAGTGTTGTCAGTGCAACTTAGTCCCTGtgtggagggagaagatggaggagcttCAGAGGAACACAGTGGCTCCAGTGGATCTCAGTCCTGCTTCATGTGACTAAAGATGTGAGGGGAAGCAGCAGAGCTCTCACTGACCTCCAGAGACCAGAGAAGGAGCCTCACTCTACTTCCTTCTACTGGCTCTTCTTCTACGCTGATGACCTGCTGCAGGTTGGACACTAAAGTCAACTGGTTGTGCGTCTGCATCAGAAGCCTCACTGggccgtctgtgtgtgtctgtgcctcaCGTTGTGTGactgcgccccctgctggagctccttctctctctgctgcctctcatCGGTCACTTGGACCCGACTGCTCTTCCTCAAAGCGACCTGCAGGCTCAGTGAAGCTCCACTCAGTCTTGGTGCTGATGGTCAACGATGCTCCACGTGTTCTCTGAGCTACGTGAGGGCCACGTTCTGCACCGACAACACGGGGCCCCACAGGAGagcatcttcatcatcaacatcatcatcatcactgtcaACATCCTCCTAGtgccacatcatcatcatcatcctcctgaTCATCATCTCCTCTGTATCATCTGGAGATAAAAGTGTTCATACGCTGAGAGAATAGACAGAAAGGTTGAGTATAACAGCATTCAGTAGAACATGAGGAACTTAAAATAAAGTGTCCAGTGACTGTCATACAAAGTAAATGCAGCTATTTATCAGCTAGTTATCTGCAGGTGTGTGATACTGTGTCCTCCCTCATTTCAAACAACATTAGAATGTAATGAGACCCAAGCCGTCATAGTGGACGTGGTCATCTTGCAGCACGGTGAGAACCCTTTTCCTCTCACGCTATTCAaggtatttattaatattagtTCCCTTATCGTGTTTTACTCGGACTCGCGGTCTTTCCCTTTAACTTCCCGTAAGGAGAAACACTTCTCGCGAGATCTCCGAGTGGAAATCCTCAGACGTGAATGAAACCCAGGTGTCCGGTGTCGCTGCACCTGTCCCCTCATCACCGGCGGACTGCGAGTAAAGAGGGAAGCGGGACGCTGAGAGAACCTGACACGCGGGTCATCGGTCCGCTTAAAAGTCCGTCTACAGCTTGTTTTATGAGGGATTTACAACCGTCACTCATCACGACTCCCACGCAGCAGATATTCATTATATGGATGATCATATGATCAAAAAGTCTTTGGTCTTGCTCATAAGGTTAAAACACTTGTGTCCCCTCTTTCCTATCCTAAACCCTTCATAGTTCTTCATCCTTAAAAGGTCATATAACGTCATATCCTCTCCACACTTAAAATACAATACTGGATTATGAGATTTAAAGTGATAAATGTTCCACTCAGCCGAAACGAGATCGCTCACTATGAAAATGCAAATTAAGTTTGCATGATTTCTATCATTTACTGGTAATATACAGAATAATTAAAATGAGCAAGTCCCAGACCAATCAGCAGGCAGTATtatagtatatattatatacaccaccaccagggggcagttaTGATGACATGATTGACTAAAGGTTTCAGAGGAATTAAAACACAGATCAGTTCCTTCACCACTTGATTCTTCTGATTTCCTCATACTGCTTCCTTAAGCGATGCACTTGAGCTCATTACATTTATAACTGCAGTCATCTTTCATACAGAGAGACgtgtgagatgaggctgatccAGTAGTCAAGCTTTAGTGTTTCTTTGTAATAATCTTGAACCAGAACAACAGTGGAGGCATCAGGTGTCTGTTGAGGTGTTTAAATACAACTTCAAggatttaataaaatgtgtgaCTTTCATAAGTATCTAATTATATATTGTAGATGTAGatgatgcaggaggagagatTCCTGCAAACAACTTCCAAAGCCCTCAATGCAGCAGATTCCCAGAGAGGCCCGAGGCAAAATTTAGGAGCAACAAGCGTCATTTTGTATACTCATCACTGAATCAAATACAGGGATTGTGTGGTCATTTTTGGAAGATTTCCATGAAAGATTGTTAAAGTTGAaagaattaaataataaatgctcTGACTTTGCACCAATCGTGTGTCTAAaacaggggtccccaaacttgttcctgtgagggccacataacttttctcttctctggagggggccggagtcagaaaaagtgtgacgattgcagtgggtgcctaaatgtaaacatttattgttttctagaaagccacatataaccaaatttTAATAATCCGGGaccttcacagaaaaaaaagtcaggaaataAATAACACTATTTGTCTAATAAATAATAACggccaccgcctcttgacagatgagagcattgaacaaaataataatcatttgacctctgcaggttaaataccctgcattctgaatcaacctttctCCATTATTACGTTCTAtttcacaggggctagtctagcATTTgggtggccagactgaaaaaaaatcctaatgcccctctggtattgttcagggggccgggccaaatgtggaggccaTTTCCGGCCCGcaggccttagtttggggaccactggtcTAAAGGTTCATGTCAAATAAACGGCTTTGTCTTTGTGCCAAGAAACCAACTGAAGACTCTCAGTATCGACTGTGTTAAAAAGTGAACTCTGACTGAGACTCAACATGTGGGgacaggaaaataaaacagGTTTCTGCACCTGAACGCCCAAAAGGAATTTACCTGAAGAATAGGGTTTGGTGAGATGAGTTAAAAACATCTGAATGAAAGTATCGACGACCGTGTTTCCTTCACCAGGttggaaaaataataagaaagaaCAAACCAAACGTTTTGTGAAATCTCTTCATAAAAAAAGTGATAAAATGAAGTATTTAATCAATGAGAATTCCAATGCATAAATGTTTCCACTATTCATTTAGGCCTCAATAAGGTCTCTGTTTCTTTCACAGGGCAGGTTAGACCTCATGTGCttcttctgtgtttgtggttttcattcaCATCAGAGGTGTCTTTTGTAGATGTAAAGGTTTTGtgtaatgtttattttctgGATCCCCATCAGCTGACTCTTTAGAAAATGACGAAATATACACAGTTAGAAATAAATaatcagaaaaataataataagcattAGTTACGTTTCCACCTCAGTTGGAGCTCGTTGGAGGTGGGGATGACCTCGTTTGAACTTTTGTATGTGATCCTACAGGCGGCTTTCAGGACTTCAGGACTAGTTTTTCTGTTTGATTAAATTGTGATTGTTGAAAAGAACTATTGACACTGCTTTAGAGCAGTGATCAGTGGTGTTAGTGAAAAAGTGCTCAATACATTTGGATGGCCGTAGCCCATTCTGATTTGTACTGGTTGGTGTTAGGTGAGCTGCTTCTTTACTGGACAGGTAGATATTAATGTttaaatcacacacaaaaaacatcatGGTTTTCATCACCAGATTTGTCCAACACTTCACACATTGAGTCTGAGCAGGACGTATCCGAGAGAAGGTTTAGTTTGTGGCAGGTGAACTTGTCACCACGGCTCCTCAATGTCACACATCATTAAATCACCTGGTGATTGACAGGAATGTTGTTGTCGACATAAGAAGCCACGCCTCCATCACACCTATTCTGGTCCTTCCTGAACAGTGTGGATCCTTCCACAGCTTGAGTTTTCCAATGAGTTGTTTGTGGATGTTGTTCAGATGGATCATACAACTTAATTTATTGATTCTATTTCTTAAGATACACATATTTAAATGAGCTACTAGCAGATGGCCAGAGTTGTGCTTGAGTAATTTAGCAGGACATTTTGCATAAATATAAGAATGTCTTCACAGTGATCTCTGTCTCTGAAGAGCACCTTGTCATTTAATCAGAAAGGGGATTTAAAGTTTAAGCATTATGGAACAGCATTGATGTTGAATGAGGACAAATCCAGAACTATATGTTCACTTTAAAAACAGATCATTTTTACTACATGAAGTGTAGTTCCTCACAAACCTGGTGTTtccataaatataaaatacttatCAGCCGTTGAATGAAAGGAGGAAAGATTTTGCAGGTGGGCAGAAATGATATCAGTTTATATcagatttaagttttttttatttaactctcTGGATAAATACTCTCTGACGACCTGTTGCTCCCTGACTGAGTCACATCTTTTTTCCACTAAGAGAAAAAGACGTTTTCCATTTTTAGACCAAACATTTAAttcataaaaaatgtattagttaAAGCTATTAATTTTCAATACTTTAACTGTTATTTGAGGATGTAACCTTTCACACACTTTGCTTTCAAAACGCATGATTTTAAGTGGTGATTAGTTCCTGTAACGTTTAAACAACTCAACCTAAGAAGTACTTTTGCATTTCAATTGCGTTTATTTGTGTTACTTTGAAATACTTTTTGTCTAACGTTACAATTCTCCCTCACTTGTTGTCATTTGAGTCACGTGTGACTAAAGGAAATGTCACCTTACACtataaaaggagagaaagtgaaACTTAAAGCTTTTGCTTCCTCGTTGCTGAACGGAGCCAGAGACGCATCACAGGGTGAGATATCTCTACTAAACACAAGAACCATCCAGATCTGTAGTTCAGAGAGACTGAGATTTGATCATTAAAGGAAATGGCTGAAAAAATCGCTATTGTTGAAAGTTTCCTGAGCTGCCATGTTTGTTCAGAGACCTTCAGAGATCCCGTGTCTCTGAGCTGCAACCACAGCTTCTGTTCAAGCTGCCTGCAGCGATTCTGGGAACAAGCTGGAAACAAGAACTGTCCCATTTGTAAGAGAAAATCCTCTAAGGATCTTGGGGTGAATTTTCAACTGAAGGAACTGGCTGACTCATTTGCTGAGAGACAGAAAACTGGATCAACTGAGACAGAAAGAgcaaagaggaagaaggtggaggtggtgtgttGTGAACATGAAGAAGAGACTAAACTGTTCTGTGAGGACGAGCAGAAAGCTGTGTGTCCTGTCTGTGAGTCCTCTCTC includes:
- the LOC119224874 gene encoding zinc-binding protein A33-like — its product is MAEKITLFKSYLSCHVCSETFRDPVSLSCSHSFCSSCLQRFWEQAGNKNCPICKTKSSTDEPAVNLTLKGLADSFAERQKTGSTETEPEKEKEEVVCEEHPEVPYWFCEDEQKAVCPVCEFSLHQSHKVVPLEQAVRNLKDQLRSDLKSLQDKRDKHQQVEKTYNDMIQLSKKQLVSTERKIRAEFNKLHQFLREEEESRLAALREEEEQKWRTISREMKMIEEQISSLSDSISAVEEDLQKHKVSFLSSYKATQTRARVQSSLTDPQLLSGALIDVAKHLGNLSFRVWEKMKDQVQFSSVILDPNTANFILYLSDDLTSVRYGDTKQQLPDNPERFTTYADVLGSEGFSSGKHSWEVEVGDHPLWFVGLVKESVNRKGEIGASPDDGFWCLALHSEKYTNGVGRPLRVKKSLQRIRVQLDYDGGKVSFYDLEDMTHIYTYRDTFTEKLFPYFNIGESGDARTADIKI